From the Sphingomonas aliaeris genome, one window contains:
- the prsK gene encoding XrtA/PEP-CTERM system histidine kinase PrsK produces the protein MPSLSFWSVVLSTIFYAGLAIWRLLITRRHPRALHLGLAFTGMALWSASMLSGVSAWMVVSEPMRDAGWLAYIVLTTRTFEQDDEARRTIRRFCISLGVLIVVRTALSLLIAQGGLAYFAAVDLTIAMFSAHWVFALVGVAFAHFLYRASASASASGFRLIVIALGVLWAYNLNLYTLMLLGYPLAVLLLQGMGVLALGLVPALALAARRKERWKVTLSRQATTRSLLFVAIGSYFVVISAATRALIWAGGHGADLARLLAAVILALTILAIGLLPKLRARVKAMFVRHLFEHRYDYRSEWLRFSATIADRTMPNLSAEERAIRSVADVTESLGGVLLFAERGERMALAGCWQWYTSDPFSHALPVEAQWLDDLAHSGRILNLDEIRETGGSTDEDRMVPDWLLRENKAWVVVPLARSGRLVGIIVLGRPQLDRDLDWEDFDLLRVISQQVAVHLTDAQNQAELDEARRFEEFNRRFGFIIHDLKNVVSQLSLVSSNAAQHGANPKFQAAMAKTLENATGKMTTMLSRLSTERSIAEPQMVEVDLTRLLTGVAQHSYAPGVVILSIEQDCVILADAEQLSIAIEHLITNAIEASPPNATVAVSLTIWDGVVVIAVEDKGEGMTPEFIRKELFKPFASTKKNGFGIGAAEARSLVIAMGGDMEVISVKGSGSRFALRFPLLRSSDDDGI, from the coding sequence ATGCCGTCGCTGAGTTTCTGGAGCGTCGTACTCTCTACGATTTTCTATGCCGGGCTCGCCATCTGGCGCCTGCTGATCACTCGGCGTCACCCGCGCGCGCTGCATCTCGGTCTGGCCTTCACTGGTATGGCCTTGTGGTCCGCATCCATGCTGTCGGGGGTGTCGGCCTGGATGGTGGTCAGCGAACCGATGCGGGATGCGGGATGGCTCGCTTACATCGTATTGACGACGCGCACGTTCGAACAGGATGACGAGGCGCGTAGGACGATCCGTCGGTTCTGCATCAGCCTCGGCGTGCTTATCGTCGTCAGGACCGCACTGTCGCTGCTGATCGCGCAGGGCGGCCTAGCATATTTCGCGGCGGTCGACCTGACCATCGCCATGTTTTCGGCGCATTGGGTCTTCGCGCTGGTGGGCGTGGCCTTTGCGCATTTTCTTTATCGCGCGTCCGCTTCCGCCTCGGCTTCGGGATTTCGCCTCATCGTCATCGCGCTGGGCGTGTTGTGGGCATACAACCTCAATCTCTACACGTTGATGCTGCTCGGCTATCCGCTGGCGGTCCTGCTGCTGCAGGGCATGGGCGTGCTGGCACTGGGGCTTGTGCCGGCGCTCGCTTTGGCGGCGCGGCGAAAGGAGCGGTGGAAGGTCACGCTTTCGCGTCAGGCGACCACCCGGTCGTTGCTCTTCGTCGCCATCGGCAGCTATTTCGTGGTCATCTCCGCCGCGACGCGTGCGCTGATCTGGGCGGGGGGGCACGGCGCGGATCTTGCGCGTTTGCTCGCCGCGGTCATCCTTGCACTGACGATATTGGCGATCGGTCTGCTGCCCAAATTGCGCGCGCGGGTGAAGGCGATGTTCGTCCGCCATCTGTTCGAACATCGTTACGATTATCGCAGCGAATGGCTGAGGTTCAGCGCAACGATTGCGGACAGGACGATGCCCAACCTTTCGGCGGAGGAGCGCGCGATCCGGTCCGTGGCGGATGTCACGGAATCGCTTGGCGGGGTGCTTCTGTTCGCGGAACGGGGGGAGCGGATGGCGCTCGCCGGGTGCTGGCAATGGTATACGTCCGATCCGTTTTCGCACGCTCTCCCGGTCGAGGCGCAATGGCTGGACGATCTTGCGCATAGCGGGCGTATTCTGAATCTCGACGAGATTCGCGAGACCGGGGGATCGACCGACGAGGATCGGATGGTGCCCGACTGGCTGTTGCGCGAGAACAAGGCCTGGGTCGTCGTTCCCCTCGCGCGGTCCGGGCGATTGGTGGGCATTATCGTGCTCGGCCGTCCGCAACTCGATCGCGATCTCGACTGGGAGGATTTCGATCTGTTGCGCGTCATCAGCCAGCAGGTCGCGGTGCATCTGACCGATGCACAGAATCAGGCCGAACTCGACGAAGCGCGCCGGTTCGAGGAGTTCAACCGGCGTTTCGGCTTCATCATCCACGACCTGAAAAACGTGGTGAGCCAATTGTCGCTCGTGTCGAGCAACGCGGCGCAACACGGCGCGAATCCCAAGTTCCAAGCCGCGATGGCCAAGACGCTTGAGAATGCGACCGGCAAGATGACGACGATGCTGTCGCGCCTGTCGACCGAGCGATCGATTGCCGAGCCGCAAATGGTCGAGGTCGATCTTACCCGGCTACTGACCGGTGTCGCCCAGCACAGCTACGCGCCGGGGGTCGTGATATTGTCGATCGAGCAGGATTGCGTGATCCTTGCGGATGCGGAACAGTTATCGATCGCCATCGAACATCTGATCACCAATGCGATCGAGGCCAGCCCGCCGAACGCCACGGTCGCGGTATCGCTGACGATCTGGGACGGCGTGGTGGTGATCGCCGTCGAGGACAAAGGCGAGGGCATGACGCCGGAGTTCATCCGCAAGGAACTGTTCAAGCCGTTCGCGTCGACGAAGAAGAATGGCTTCGGCATCGGCGCTGCGGAGGCACGGTCCTTGGTGATCGCGATGGGCGGGGATATGGAAGTTATCAGCGTTAAGGGTTCGGGAAGCCGCTTCGCGCTAAGATTTCCCCTGCTTCGTTCATCGGACGATGACGGTATTTGA